From a single Mycosarcoma maydis chromosome 2, whole genome shotgun sequence genomic region:
- a CDS encoding uncharacterized protein (related to makorin ring zinc finger protein) has product MHHETNSGTLPISSTPTEQNTPCRYFYRSGRCRRGDKCRFSHSSTRKPSQPCLATETPSVEVRLSAQAVAFTPGTSSRSNLSASVQAFQPVARPGNNDNGALQGVASERQSPSASSSKPKPKPIMKGVAASVGSPNTARCDICMEVPTVYAQHINCNHLFCCPCLKTWRKQRSQAKSKDCPTCRTPSDFTFVTPQPFTDGARTLALQRFRQRAADTPCKNFTKSLGLSNKRLTKPFCMFGDDCLYKHEMDGKEYKFEHGKYKIQESKKGTRRIVGLGARAA; this is encoded by the coding sequence ATGCATCACGAGACAAACTCGGGCACCTTGCCTATCTCTTCGACTCCGACCGAACAAAACACACCCTGTCGGTACTTCTACCGTTCAGGGCGATGTAGGAGGGGAGACAAGTGTCGATTCTCACATTCGAGTACTCGCAAACCATCCCAGCCGTGCTTGGCTACAGAGACACCTTCTGTTGAGGTCCGACTCTCTGCACAAGCTGTCGCATTCACACCTGGCAcatcatctcgatccaACTTGTCTGCAAGCGTACAGGCTTTTCAGCCAGTAGCACGCCCCGGAAACAATGACAATGGTGCTTTGCAGGGTGTTGCGTCGGAACGGCAGTCCCCTTCAGCGTCATCCTcaaagccgaagccgaagccgatAATGAAAGGCGTCGCAGCCAGTGTTGGCAGCCCGAACACAGCGCGTTGCGACATCTGCATGGAAGTACCCACGGTTTACGCCCAGCATATCAACTGCAACCACCTCTTCTGTTGCCCCTGCCTCAAAACATGGCGGAAACAACGCAGTCAagccaagagcaaagacTGTCCCACATGTCGAACACCCTCCGACTTCACATTTGTCACTCCGCAACCTTTCACTGATGGCGCCCGGACTCTTGCGCTCCAACGATTTCGTCAACGCGCTGCAGATACACCTTGCAAGAACTTCACCAAGAGTCTCGGATTAAGTAACAAGAGGTTGACTAAACCATTCTGCATGTTTGGTGACGATTGTTTGTACAAGCACGAGATGGATGGTAAGGAGTACAAGTTCGAACACGGGAAATACAAAATTCAGGAGAGCAAAAAGGGGACAAGACGGATCGTAGGCTTGGGTGCAAGAGCAGCTTAG
- a CDS encoding uncharacterized protein (related to carotenoid cleavage dioxygenase 1), which translates to MVKGSSNRRQHSASLQGLPSSQHCAPVISIPSPPPPAEDHAYPPSSFTIPLSKDEELAEAGPSRPGSSAISRRPVLSRRRTSKKEYVHPYLSGNFAPVTTECPLTDCLFEGTIPEEFAGSQYVRNGGNPLANSERDRDAHWFDADGMLAGVLFRRTPKGTIQPCFLNRFILTDLLLSTPEHSRLPYVPSIATLVNPHTSVFWLLCEIIRTFVLAMLTWLPGLGLGGNQKLKRISVANTSVFWHDGKAMAGCESGPPMRIMLPGLETAGWYTGEEDKEKETCDKNSGNSLTSSSSKGFGGGPPIVSMLREFTTAHPKIDPRTQELLLYHMCFEPPYLRISVIPASQSKKTDLPAHAKTIKGKAVRGLKQPKMMHDFGATATQTVIIDVPLSLDMMNLVRGKPILHYDPSQPTRFGILPRYEPERVRWYESAEACCIYHTANSWDDDGKFDASHEHATRSAIRGVNMLGCRLNSATLVYSAGNLLPPSHVLPPPNCPEKCQLYYWRFDLEHAETNTISHEFALSDIPFEFPTINEDYSMQQACYVYGTSMRDGTFDAGLGKAAKIDALVKLDAQALIRKGKAMWSQGRLKAGDSVDTRTVEEVLTAQRDGSASPEDPIKIFEMPRGWYAQETTFVPRRSSTNETSQEDDGWLVCYVFDEATGLHPSTGEVLPGASSELWIIDAKLMSRVVCRIKLPQRVPYGLHGTLFTEEQIASQKPIDPSQVRSWALSINLADPFSSSALGSTVYSAAGKAATSKFKNREETYAAFIKDPIRIGAWWVKRNIELLIA; encoded by the coding sequence ATGGTGAAAGGCTCGAGTAACCGCAGGCAACACTCTGCCTCGTTGCAGGGACTTCCCTCAAGCCAACACTGCGCGCCAGTCATCTCAATACCttcgccaccaccgcctgCTGAAGACCATGCATATCCACCATCCTCTTTCACAATTCCTCTGTCGAAGGACGAAGAATTGGCAGAGGCCGGACCATCACGCCCAGGAAGCTCAGCAATTTCTCGTCGACCAGTCCTTTCACGCAGAAGAACTTCCAAGAAAGAATATGTCCACCCGTACCTCTCCGGCAACTTTGCGCCAGTTACAACGGAATGCCCTCTCACAGACTGTCTCTTTGAAGGAACGATACCGGAGGAATTCGCTGGCAGCCAGTACGTTCGCAACGGAGGCAACCCACTTGCCAACTCGGAGCGGGACCGCGATGCGCACTGGTTCGATGCAGACGGTATGCTTGCCGGAGTTCTCTTTCGACGCACCCCGAAGGGGACCATACAACCATGTTTCCTCAACCGATTCATTCTCACCGACCTCCTGCTCTCGACACCAGAGCATTCGAGACTACCCTACGTTCCCAGCATCGCTACGCTTGTCAACCCCCACACCTCTGTCTTTTGGTTGCTATGTGAGATCATCCGCACTTTTGTACTGGCTATGCTCACATGGCTCCCAGGCCTCGGTTTGGGTGGCAACCAGAAACTCAAGCGCATCAGTGTAGCTAACACGAGTGTGTTCTGGCACGATGGAAAAGCTATGGCTGGATGCGAAAGTGGACCACCTATGCGGATCATGCTACCTGGTCTTGAGACCGCTGGGTGGTACACGGGAGAAGAAgacaaggagaaggaaACATGTGATAAGAATAGCGGCAACAGCTTGACTAGTTCCTCATCGAAAGGATTTGGCGGAGGCCCACCAATTGTCAGCATGCTTCGCGAATTTACCACAGCGCATCCCAAAATCGACCCAAGGACGCAGGAGCTTCTTCTCTACCACATGTGCTTCGAGCCGCCGTATCTTCGCATCAGTGTCATCCCTGCATCACAATCGAAGAAAACGGACCTGCCGGCTCATGCCAAGACAATCAAGGGTAAGGCAGTACGCGGTCTCAAACAGCCCAAGATGATGCACGACTTTGGCGCCACCGCAACCCAAACCGTGATCATCGACGTaccgctctcgctcgacatgatGAACCTCGTCCGCGGCAAGCCGATCTTGCACTACGATCCTTCTCAACCCACCCGCTTCGGAATTTTGCCTCGATACGAACCGGAGCGAGTGCGTTGGTACGAAAGCGCGGAGGCTTGCTGTATCTACCACACGGCGAACAGTTgggatgacgatggcaagTTTGACGCTTCTCACGAGCACGCTACCCGGTCAGCCATTCGCGGCGTCAACATGCTCGGGTGCCGGCTCAATAGTGCGACGCTCGTCTACTCTGCAGGTAATTTGCTTCCACCATCGCACGTGCTACCACCTCCGAACTGCCCTGAGAAATGTCAGCTCTACTACTGGCGTTTCGACCTAGAACatgccgagaccaacacgaTCAGTCACGAATTTGCACTGTCGGACATTCCCTTTGAGTTCCCCACGATCAACGAGGACTATTCGATGCAGCAGGCATGCTATGTTTATGGTACCAGTATGCGCGATGGTACATTTGATGCTGGGTTGGGAAAGGCTGCTAAGATCGATGCGCTGGTTAAATTGGATGCGCAGGCGTTGATACGTAAGGGCAAGGCGATGTGGAGCCAGGGTCGATTGAAGGCTGGAGACAGTGTGGACACGAGGACGGTGGAAGAGGTGTTGACGGCTCAGCGAGATGGAAGTGCCTCGCCGGAAGATCCGATAAAGATCTTCGAGATGCCCAGAGGGTGGTATGCGCAGGAAACCACCTTCGTCCCACGTCGTAGCAGTACAAATGAAACATCGCAAGAAGACGATGGTTGGCTCGTCTGCTACGTGTTCGACGAAGCGACCGGTCTTCACCCATCCACAGGCGAAGTTCTTCCTGGCGCCTCCAGCGAGCTGTGGATCATAGACGCAAAGCTCATGTCCCGCGTCGTTTGTCGCATCAAACTCCCCCAGCGTGTACCCTACGGTCTTCACGGAACGCTGTTCACTGAAGAACAGATCGCTTCGCAGAAACCCATCGATCCATCCCAGGTTCGCAGCTGGGCTTTGTCGATCAACCTTGCCGATCCcttctcgtcgtctgcgTTGGGCTCAACGGTGTACAGCGCTGCGGGTAAAGCTGCGACGAGCAAATTCAAGAACAGAGAGGAGACATATGCTGCCTTCATCAAGGATCCAATCCGCATTGGCGCTTGGTGGGTCAAGCGCaacatcgagctgctgatTGCTTAA
- a CDS encoding uncharacterized protein (related to RAD26 - DNA repair and recombination protein), which yields MAQKRSIRISSSPFPPCQRGSSDQDSFHDDALQTGIELSHGLRKRQRPQLPTRGSGPSRSTLRDLLGLTAADDYIETSSTVAAEHANRSSLRGASKPQHASSIKQAHFETSNRLKRSPASSPSLSKSPSSSEDEPVLSLSRGPRAPRASISRSAAPSTHIQPPCSTAVKQGQPEVDSDTGDDEPEQALSLTSNGNASLPSALAQSSSFRNDRSQTSDEDDEVSLAIRGPVSVPISFTNVSASHIISYSSGDGFHGQRPSFPIPVDLKDVGPLILAPGVEVPASINRFLRSYQRDGVRFLYRSYAQGRGALLGDDMGLGKTIQVIAFLSAIMVKTGREEDADRRIEAIRSDRQSSDYHRANAIWPTCLIICPSSVIDNWRHEFDTWGYFEHAAYSGTRAKDALDSFRRGRLDILVTSHETASLSIEHLRDLDLSCVLIDEAHKLKNPSSQMTQAMQTFRCKVRYALTGTAIQNTYRELYTLADWANPGLLGTVKEWITEIEVPLKHGQKRGADPEHIADARTRAEKLVTNVLPIFFLRRTKALIADQLPRKFDKIVFCPLTPTQLDVYKRILSEDEVDLMKRHADPCDCGRLDPDTGLAYRRQNCCFKRDSTGGAWNKNMLKYIYLLQKCSNHVALVFPDPEDASSKDPDRMERYHRQLSYVQLMFPDSWQSKRCNAANGMEPELCGKWKVLAGMLAQWHANGDKVLLFSTNLRLLQFIEFFLSREGHNFLRLDGTTPQPRRQQLVNQFNRDASIFVFLISTTAGGTGLNLTSANRVVVFDPHWNPSHDLQAMDRAYRFGQSRDVYVYRLIGAGSLEEVIYGRQIYKQQQMEIGYNATKERRYFEGVAGDQGSLGELFGCKNLFTLHESSLAMKSIIDQCNISEVTFALEQYLLAGSLEDPAATGVTLTKHSGILGADVADPTRYVEDGDVAQRTASVDDDPIRSILEGSGISYSHDHAALVGNSAAEAALYKKAARRPVSSRPGRTSRAAGFVATSERAAKPTSTSKKGTHKAAATTPSWPPPRSKKTSSDNEATQQQESQSVAAAAQGLRRAVQHDAVAAQSRMPDLSDLAELQNVKEVELASAVNAMPPAEQKAFFDDAVRRWNRKQSILAKAANRSAQQFF from the coding sequence ATGGCGCAGAAGAGATCCATTCGTATCAGCTCGTCGCCCTTTCCTCCATGTCAACGTGGTAGCAGCGATCAAGATTCCTTTCACGACGATGCCCTACAAACCGGAATCGAGCTCAGCCATGGTCTTCGCAAACGTCAAAGGCCTCAGCTACCGACAAGAGGCTCCGGCccgtcgagaagcacgctCCGTGACTTGCTAGGTTTGACGGCCGCAGACGATTACATTGAGACGTCATCCACCGTTGCAGCCGAACACGCTAATCGTAGCAGTCTTCGAGGAGCTTCAAAGCCACAACATGCTTCAAGCATCAAGCAGGCGCATTTCGAAACTTCAAATCGGCTGAAACGCTCGCCTGCCTCGTCCCCATCGTTGTCGAAATCACCCTCTTCTTCGGAAGATGAGCCAGTCCTGTCGTTATCACGAGGTCCTCGCGCACCTCGCGCCTCCATTTCGCGTAGCGCAGCTCCATCCACCCACATTCAACCTCCATGCAGTACTGCGGTGAAGCAGGGTCAGCCAGAGGTCGATTCCGATAccggcgacgatgagcCCGAACAAGCTCTCAGCCTAACTTCCAATGGAAATGCATCGTTACCGTCAGCTCTCGCTCAAAGCTCTAGCTTCAGAAATGACCGCAGTCAGACAAGtgacgaagatgacgaggtTTCTCTCGCCATCAGGGGACCAGTCTCTGTGCCCATCTCGTTCACGAATGTATCCGCATCACACATCATTTCGTACTCATCCGGCGATGGTTTTCACGGCCAGAGACCGTCGTTCCCGATACCGGTAGACCTCAAGGATGTTGGACCCTTGATTCTCGCCCCAGGTGTCGAAGTCCCTGCTTCCATTAATCGCTTTCTTCGAAGCTACCAGCGCGACGGCGTTCGCTTCCTTTACAGATCCTATGCGCAGGGCAGAGGTGCCTTGCTTGGCGACGACATGGGTCTTGGAAAGACCATCCAAGTCATCGCCTTCCTTTCAGCCATCATGGTCAAGACAGGGAGAGAAGAGGATGCCGATCGTCGCATCGAGGCCATCCGTAGCGACAGGCAAAGCTCAGACTACCACCGCGCAAATGCCATCTGGCCGACATGTTTGATCATTTGCCCCAGCTCTGTCATTGACAATTGGCGTCACGAGTTTGACACTTGGGGCTATTTTGAGCACGCAGCCTACAGTGGCACGCgcgccaaagatgcgcttgacTCTTTTCGTCGTGGTCGACTCGATATTCTCgtcaccagtcacgagaCAGCCTCGCTCTCAATCGAGCATTTGCGAGATCTCGACCTGTCTTGTGTGCTTATCGACGAGGCTCACAAGCTCAAGAATCCCAGCTCTCAAATGACTCAAGCGATGCAAACCTTTCGCTGCAAGGTCCGATACGCATTGACAGGTACCGCCATCCAGAACACATACCGTGAGCTTTACACACTAGCCGACTGGGCCAACCCTGGTTTACTGGGCACTGTCAAGGAGTGGATCACTGAGATTGAGGTCCCGCTCAAGCATGGTCAGAAGCGAGGCGCAGATCCAGAACATATCGCTGACGCTAGGACAAGAGCCGAAAAGCTGGTTACCAATGTGCTACCCATCTTCTTCCTTCGCCGCACCAAGGCGCTCATTGCCGACCAGCTTCCCCGCAAGttcgacaagatcgtctTCTGCCCACTCACACCGACACAACTGGATGTGTACAAGCGCATTCTGTCcgaagacgaggtcgaCTTGATGAAGCGGCATGCTGACCCTTGCGATTGTGGCCGACTTGATCCCGACACAGGTCTGGCTTACCGCCGCCAGAATTGCTGCTTCAAACGCGACAGTACGGGAGGAGCTTGGAACAAAAACATGCTTAAGTATATATACCTTCTTCAAAAGTGCTCCAACCACGTCGCATTGGTATTTCCAGATCCTGAAGATGCGAGCTCTAAGGATCCGGACCGCATGGAGAGGTATCATCGACAGCTGTCGTACGTACAGCTCATGTTTCCAGATAGCTGGCAGAGCAAACGTTGCAACGCCGCGAACGGCATGGAGCCCGAGCTCTGTGGCAAGTGGAAAGTGCTGGCTGGGATGCTGGCGCAATGGCATGCCAATGGTGACAAAGTTCTTCTGTTTTCCACCAACTTGAGGCTGCTTCAGTTCATCGAATTCTTCCTGTCACGGGAAGGTCACAACTTCCTCCGACTCGATGGTACTACGCCGCAGCCACGTCGCCAACAGCTGGTGAATCAGTTCAACAGGGATGCAAGCATCTTTGTTTTTCTCATATCGACCACTGCTGGTGGCACTGGACTCAACTTGACATCCGCAAATCGCGTCGTGGTGTTCGATCCGCACTGGAATCCATCGCACGATCTGCAGGCCATGGATCGAGCGTACCGTTTCGGTCAGTCGCGGGACGTCTACGTGTATCGCCTGATCGGAGCAGGTTCTCTCGAGGAAGTGATCTATGGAAGGCAAATAtacaagcagcagcagatggaGATCGGCTACAACGCAACCAAGGAACGACGCTATTTCGAAGGTGTCGCTGGCGATCAAGGCAGTCTTGGCGAGCTATTCGGGTGCAAGAACTTGTTTACACTCCACGAGAGTAGTTTGGCGATGAAGTCAATCATAGACCAATGCAACATCTCGGAGGTGACGTTTGCACTGGAACAATACCTCTTAGCTGGCTCTCTTGAGGACCCAGCAGCGACTGGTGTGACTCTGACAAAGCATAGCGGCATTCTGGGCGCAGACGTTGCAGATCCGACAAGGTACGTCGAAGATGGTGACGTAGCACAGAGGACGGCAAGTGTCGACGATGATCCGATACGCAGCATTCTCGAAGGCAGCGGTATCTCCTACAGTCACGATCATGCAGCTTTGGTTGGCAACAgtgctgctgaagctgctctGTATAAGAAGGCGGCACGGCGACCAGTGTCATCTCGCCCAGGAAGGACAAGCAGAGCTGCAGGGTTCGTGGCCACGAGCGAACGAGCTGCAAAGCCCACGAGCACGTCCAAGAAGGGAACCCacaaagcagcagccactACACCTTCCTGGCCGCCACCGCGTTCCAAAAAAACATCTTCAGACAACGAAgcaacgcagcagcaggaatCGCAATCGGTtgcagccgcagcgcaGGGCTTGCGTCGCGCCGTTCAGCACGATGCCGTTGCTGCCCAAAGCCGCATGCCCGACTTGTCGGATCTGGCCGAGCTTCAAAACGTGAAAGAAGTGGAGTTGGCGTCTGCCGTCAATGCGATGCCACCGGCAGAGCAGAAGGCATTcttcgacgatgctgttcGTCGCTGGAATCGAAAGCAAAGCATTCTTGCTAAAGCAGCGAATCGTTCGGCTCAACAATTTTTCTAA